Proteins encoded together in one Monomorium pharaonis isolate MP-MQ-018 chromosome 8, ASM1337386v2, whole genome shotgun sequence window:
- the LOC105828500 gene encoding cathepsin O isoform X1, which translates to MEWRTVVVIVLVVSLCFFIVPIKVGPDKTAENAELFANYVIRYNKSYKDDPVEYKERFERFQKSVQDIEKLNGLRSSQESAYYGLTEFSDLSEDEFLQQTLLPDLPLWGQKHVTASYYHQHSTGSVNRVERATGIPPKFDWRDRGVVGPVVSQENCGACWAFSTVGVAESMYAIKNGTLYSFSVQEMIDCMPDNKGCEGGDICSVLSWLLASKTRIVSESDYPLTLRTDTCRLPKMFATTPAVRVTDFTCDSFVQAEDELLRLLVTHGPVAVAVNAISWQNYLGGIIQYHCDGSFNSLNHAVQIVGYDNAASIPHYIIRNSWGPDFGNKGYIYIAIGKNLCGIANQVASLDVI; encoded by the exons ATGGAGTGGCGAACAGTGGTGGTGATAGTACTGGTCGTGAGCCTTTGCTTCTTTATCGTGCCGATCAAAGTCGGGCCCGATAAAACCGCGGAGAACGCGGAACTGTTCGCGAACTACGTAATCCGATACAATAAATCCTACAAAGATGATCCTGTGGAATATAAGGAGCGATTCGAGCGTTTTCAG AAGTCAGTGCAAGATATTGAAAAGCTGAACGGTTTACGATCGTCGCAAGAAAGCGCTTACTATGGACTGACAGAATTCTCCGATTTATCCGAGGATGAATTCTTGCAACAAACACTACTCCCCGACTTACCTTTGTGGg GGCAGAAACATGTGACAGCATCGTATTATCATCAGCATTCTACGGGCTCGGTAAACCGCGTGGAAAGGGCGACGGGGATTCCCCCTAAGTTCGACTGGCGCGATCGAGGAGTCGTAGGACCAGTTGTGAGCCAAGAGAATTGTGGTGCATGCTGGGCGTTCAGCACAGTCGGGGTGGCTGAATCGATGTACGCCATCAAAAACGGAACTTTGTATTCCTTTAGCGTGCAGGAA ATGATCGACTGCATGCCAGACAATAAAGGATGCGAGGGCGGTGACATATGCAGTGTACTCTCGTGGCTACTGGCGTCAAAAACGAGAATTgtatccgagagcgattaTCCTCTCACGTTGCGAACCGACACGTGTAGATTGCCTAA AATGTTCGCCACAACACCGGCAGTTAGGGTAACGGACTTTACATGCGACAG CTTTGTACAGGCGGAGGATGAACTATTGAGGCTACTCGTTACTCACGGACCTGTGGCGGTTGCTGTGAACGCCATATCTTGGCAGAATTATTTAGGCGGCATAATACAGTATCACTGTGACGGTTCGTTCAATAGCTTGAATCACGCGGTCCAAATAGTGGGATACGACAATGCAGCGAGTATACCGCATTATATTATCAGAAATTCGTGGGGACCGGATTTTGGCAATAAAGGCTACATTTATATTGCGATCGGTAAAAACTTATGCG GTATAGCCAATCAGGTCGCCTCGCTCGATGTCATTTGA
- the LOC105828499 gene encoding tryptophan 2,3-dioxygenase isoform X2 — protein MSCPVSNIVKDNHNRDDQIQQGELVQGPALNYSEYLLLDKVLSAQRLLSAEYGNEVHDEHLFIITHQAYELWFKQIIFELDSVRALFSSESNNCSVSNGSFNDHSGANQDNGISHVLNESKTLEILKRLNRIVLILKLLVEQVTILETMTPLDFMAFRHLLCPASGYQSLQFRLLENKLGVKQEHRIKSNYLKIFGKNSEVVEAIKQSEEEPSLSTLVQNWLSRTPGLKTHDFDFWGKYKRSVEKMIAEQEQAIHKCSEVKEDMKKYHLDNVHVRRSIFDTIFDESLHNALLSRGERRFSHGALQGAIMITLYRDEPRFSQPHQILTALMDIDSLITKWR, from the exons atgtcttGCCCAGTGAGCAATATTGt GAAGGATAATCACAATCGGGATGATCAGATACAACAGGGCGAATTAGTACAAGGACCGGCGTTGAACTATAGCGAGTATCTGCTTTTAGACAAAGTCTTGTCCGCGCAAAGACTTCTTAGCGCCGAATACGGCAATGAAGTTCACGATGAGCACCTCTTTATTATTACTCATCaag CGTACGAGCTTTGGTTCaagcaaattattttcgaGCTCGATTCCGTTAGGGCGCTTTTCAGCTCCGAATCCAACAATTGCAGCGTGTCTAACGGGTCTTTTAACGATCATTCGGGCGCCAACCAGGATAATGGAATCTCTCATGTCTTGAACGAATCGAAAACCCTGGAGATTCTGAAACGATTGAATCGCATTGTGCTTATCCTAAAG TTACTGGTGGAGCAAGTGACGATTCTGGAAACGATGACACCGCTGGATTTTATGGCGTTCAGACACTTACTGTGCCCAGCCTCGGGTTACCAATCGCTGCAATTCCGTCTGTTGGAGAATAAACTGGGCGTAAAACAGGAGCACAGAATCAAATCTAATTATCTGAAGATCTTCGGGAAAAATAGCGAGGTTGTCGAGGCGATCAAGCAATCGGAGGAGGAGCCCAGTCTCAGTACTCTGGTTCAGAATTGGTTGAGCCGGACGCCAGGGCTCAAGACGCACGACTTTGATTTCTGGGGAAAATACAAACGATCGGTGGAAAAGATGATAGCCGAACAAGAACAAGCCATACAT aaatgttcAGAAGTGAAGGAagacatgaaaaaatatcacttGGACAATGTGCATGTACGACGATCAATTTTCGACACCATCTTTGACGAATCACTCCACAACGCTCTTTTATCGCGTGGGGAACGCAGATTTTCACATGGTGCCCTACAGGGAGCAATAATGATTACTCTGTATCGGGATGAGCCACGATTTAGCCAGCCACATCAGATCCTTACGGCGCTAATGGATATTGATTCTCTAATTACAAAATGGAG ATAA
- the LOC105828500 gene encoding cathepsin O isoform X2, giving the protein MEWRTVVVIVLVVSLCFFIVPIKVGPDKTAENAELFANYVIRYNKSYKDDPVEYKERFERFQSVQDIEKLNGLRSSQESAYYGLTEFSDLSEDEFLQQTLLPDLPLWGQKHVTASYYHQHSTGSVNRVERATGIPPKFDWRDRGVVGPVVSQENCGACWAFSTVGVAESMYAIKNGTLYSFSVQEMIDCMPDNKGCEGGDICSVLSWLLASKTRIVSESDYPLTLRTDTCRLPKMFATTPAVRVTDFTCDSFVQAEDELLRLLVTHGPVAVAVNAISWQNYLGGIIQYHCDGSFNSLNHAVQIVGYDNAASIPHYIIRNSWGPDFGNKGYIYIAIGKNLCGIANQVASLDVI; this is encoded by the exons ATGGAGTGGCGAACAGTGGTGGTGATAGTACTGGTCGTGAGCCTTTGCTTCTTTATCGTGCCGATCAAAGTCGGGCCCGATAAAACCGCGGAGAACGCGGAACTGTTCGCGAACTACGTAATCCGATACAATAAATCCTACAAAGATGATCCTGTGGAATATAAGGAGCGATTCGAGCGTTTTCAG TCAGTGCAAGATATTGAAAAGCTGAACGGTTTACGATCGTCGCAAGAAAGCGCTTACTATGGACTGACAGAATTCTCCGATTTATCCGAGGATGAATTCTTGCAACAAACACTACTCCCCGACTTACCTTTGTGGg GGCAGAAACATGTGACAGCATCGTATTATCATCAGCATTCTACGGGCTCGGTAAACCGCGTGGAAAGGGCGACGGGGATTCCCCCTAAGTTCGACTGGCGCGATCGAGGAGTCGTAGGACCAGTTGTGAGCCAAGAGAATTGTGGTGCATGCTGGGCGTTCAGCACAGTCGGGGTGGCTGAATCGATGTACGCCATCAAAAACGGAACTTTGTATTCCTTTAGCGTGCAGGAA ATGATCGACTGCATGCCAGACAATAAAGGATGCGAGGGCGGTGACATATGCAGTGTACTCTCGTGGCTACTGGCGTCAAAAACGAGAATTgtatccgagagcgattaTCCTCTCACGTTGCGAACCGACACGTGTAGATTGCCTAA AATGTTCGCCACAACACCGGCAGTTAGGGTAACGGACTTTACATGCGACAG CTTTGTACAGGCGGAGGATGAACTATTGAGGCTACTCGTTACTCACGGACCTGTGGCGGTTGCTGTGAACGCCATATCTTGGCAGAATTATTTAGGCGGCATAATACAGTATCACTGTGACGGTTCGTTCAATAGCTTGAATCACGCGGTCCAAATAGTGGGATACGACAATGCAGCGAGTATACCGCATTATATTATCAGAAATTCGTGGGGACCGGATTTTGGCAATAAAGGCTACATTTATATTGCGATCGGTAAAAACTTATGCG GTATAGCCAATCAGGTCGCCTCGCTCGATGTCATTTGA
- the LOC105828499 gene encoding tryptophan 2,3-dioxygenase isoform X1 codes for MSCPVSNIVKDNHNRDDQIQQGELVQGPALNYSEYLLLDKVLSAQRLLSAEYGNEVHDEHLFIITHQAYELWFKQIIFELDSVRALFSSESNNCSVSNGSFNDHSGANQDNGISHVLNESKTLEILKRLNRIVLILKLLVEQVTILETMTPLDFMAFRHLLCPASGYQSLQFRLLENKLGVKQEHRIKSNYLKIFGKNSEVVEAIKQSEEEPSLSTLVQNWLSRTPGLKTHDFDFWGKYKRSVEKMIAEQEQAIHKCSEVKEDMKKYHLDNVHVRRSIFDTIFDESLHNALLSRGERRFSHGALQGAIMITLYRDEPRFSQPHQILTALMDIDSLITKWRYNHVIMVQRMIGSQQLGTGGSSGYQYLKTTLSDRYKVFLDLFNLSTFLVPRHMIPPLTKEMKTKLSIASSDWNTDVEQDELTNSLSNS; via the exons atgtcttGCCCAGTGAGCAATATTGt GAAGGATAATCACAATCGGGATGATCAGATACAACAGGGCGAATTAGTACAAGGACCGGCGTTGAACTATAGCGAGTATCTGCTTTTAGACAAAGTCTTGTCCGCGCAAAGACTTCTTAGCGCCGAATACGGCAATGAAGTTCACGATGAGCACCTCTTTATTATTACTCATCaag CGTACGAGCTTTGGTTCaagcaaattattttcgaGCTCGATTCCGTTAGGGCGCTTTTCAGCTCCGAATCCAACAATTGCAGCGTGTCTAACGGGTCTTTTAACGATCATTCGGGCGCCAACCAGGATAATGGAATCTCTCATGTCTTGAACGAATCGAAAACCCTGGAGATTCTGAAACGATTGAATCGCATTGTGCTTATCCTAAAG TTACTGGTGGAGCAAGTGACGATTCTGGAAACGATGACACCGCTGGATTTTATGGCGTTCAGACACTTACTGTGCCCAGCCTCGGGTTACCAATCGCTGCAATTCCGTCTGTTGGAGAATAAACTGGGCGTAAAACAGGAGCACAGAATCAAATCTAATTATCTGAAGATCTTCGGGAAAAATAGCGAGGTTGTCGAGGCGATCAAGCAATCGGAGGAGGAGCCCAGTCTCAGTACTCTGGTTCAGAATTGGTTGAGCCGGACGCCAGGGCTCAAGACGCACGACTTTGATTTCTGGGGAAAATACAAACGATCGGTGGAAAAGATGATAGCCGAACAAGAACAAGCCATACAT aaatgttcAGAAGTGAAGGAagacatgaaaaaatatcacttGGACAATGTGCATGTACGACGATCAATTTTCGACACCATCTTTGACGAATCACTCCACAACGCTCTTTTATCGCGTGGGGAACGCAGATTTTCACATGGTGCCCTACAGGGAGCAATAATGATTACTCTGTATCGGGATGAGCCACGATTTAGCCAGCCACATCAGATCCTTACGGCGCTAATGGATATTGATTCTCTAATTACAAAATGGAGGT ATAATCATGTTATCATGGTACAAAGGATGATCGGATCTCAACAATTGGGCACTGGTGGCAGCTCTGGTTATCAGTATTTAAAGACCACGTTAAG CGACAGATACAAGGTCTTTCTGGATTTGTTCAACTTGTCGACCTTCTTAGTACCCCGTCACATGATCCCGCCGTTAACAAAGgaaatgaaaacaaaattatcaattgCTTCATCCGACTGGAACACAGACGTAGAGCAAGACGAATTAACGAATTCTTTAAGTAATTCATAA